The proteins below come from a single Malus domestica chromosome 03, GDT2T_hap1 genomic window:
- the LOC103427247 gene encoding transcription initiation factor TFIID subunit 4b-like isoform X1 yields MLYKWNTDINHITKEKIRKKILQPSHTLVTMQVSVQKHTPRMLSSSVDATQLKDPHSLEVHPRGANSHTDPSHIPPSTVQVQTDSRHPVENSARKFSERESLSDSDGMQVSQMPPSCVVASDQERECSSVPTQVFNKPQQQQQQLHYSESSLSMHGNAGGTFHPYSGTRINTSALPVKQQPFDAQPRQSLQHQSMGSAQSGGQAHGMNIISMSKMGSQNSMNDPSRLEGGSCSHLNNNATLEQNPGPCKSSNKEQSSDPLSSMAYVKQGSFNQTIRQQHNPSLPDSQGLPSVSAALLEQGNASSGIPMNEVLEKSSRLGASTSVSIAPSSSKSTLPTISVSPSLTMQVNPSVSLGPRITSGTSPSGACKKTLPKKRSLGQNKPLETLGSSPSQSSKKQKVSGTFVDIAELNDVTSVSGVNLEEEEELLFSGPKKHSKASEASRKFVQEEEERLILQKAPLQKKIGEIRLTHVSLIVVKCGLKSVRHDVERCLSMCVEERMRRLINTLILLSRQWVDAEKSRHHTITTSDVRQQIIDLNRKPREERKKKRAEAEKLWKLNETNKKDNDKMRTAAAANVAALAAVGGDDMFSKWKLMAQARKQRDGEIDAASRSQPVQGVNRTPTSTAGRIMESEEAEKKGVAAPVAAAATSRKAGSNQVTTTQTRMARSISVKDMIVVLEREPQMSKSTLLYRLHERIQSDTAIASSN; encoded by the exons ATGCTTTATAAGTGGAACACGGACATAAATCACATCACAAAAGAGAAAATCCGCAAGAAAATCTTGCAACCTAGTCATACACTGGTTACCATGCAGGTCTCAGTGCAGAAACATACTCCAAGGATGCTATCTAGTAGTGTAGATGCCACACAGTTGAAGGATCCTCATTCACTTGAAGTTCATCCGAGAGGTGCCAATTCTCACACTGACCCATCACACATTCCCCCTTCAACAGTTCAGGTGCAGACTGATTCAAGGCATCCAGTTGAAAACAGTGCTAGAAAATTTTCAGAGAGAGAATCTCTCTCAGATTCTGATGGAATGCAAGTCAGTCAAATGCCACCCTCTTGTGTGGTAGCTTCGGATCAAGAAAGGGAGTGCTCCTCAGTTCCTACGCAAGTATTTAACAAGCCACAGCAACAGCAACAACAATTGCACTATTCAGAGTCATCACTTAGTATGCATGGAAATGCTGGTGGTACTTTTCACCCGTATTCAGGGACAAGGATCAATACTTCTGCATTGCCTGTCAAACAGCAACCTTTTGATGCACAACCAAGGCAAAGTCTACAACATCAAAGCATGGGTTCTGCTCAGTCAGGTGGGCAAGCACATGGAATGAACATCATTAGTATGTCCAAAATGGGGAGTCAAAATTCTATGAATGACCCTAGTAGACTGGAAGGTGGATCTTGTTCTCACTTGAACAATAATGCTACTTTAGAACAGAATCCCGGTCCTTGTAAATCGTCAAATAAAGAGCAGAGTTCCGATCCCTTGTCATCAATGGCATATGTCAAACAGGGATCGTTTAATCAGACTATTAGGCAGCAACACAACCCCTCATTGCCTGATTCACAGGGATTGCCTTCTGTTTCTGCTGCACTACTTGAACAGGGAAATGCATCATCTGGAATTCCAATGAATGAAGTCTTAGAGAAGTCTTCTAGATTAGGCGCTTCAACATCTGTAAGCATTGCTCCTTCATCATCTAAAAGCACATTGCCCACAATTTCTGTTTCTCCTTCCCTCACGATGCAAGTCAATCCTAGTGTCTCG TTAGGCCCTCGGATAACATCTGGAACCTCTCCTTCTGGGGCTTGTAAGAAAACCCTTCCAAAAAAACGTTCTCTTGGCCAAAACAAGCCACTCGAAACACTTGGTTCATCACCATCGCAATCAag TAAGAAGCAAAAAGTATCTGGGACCTTTGTTGATATAGCAGAACTGAATGATGTCACTTCTGTCAGTGGAGTCAATCTCGAG GAAGAGGAAGAGCTGCTATTTTCAGGGCCCAAGAAGCATAGTAAAGCTTCAGAAGCCTCTCGAAAATTTGtgcaagaagaagaggaaaggcTGATTTTGCAGAAGGCTCCATTGCAGAAAAAGATAGGGGAAATCA GACTTACACATGTGTCTTTGATAGTGGTCAAATGCGGTTTGAAAAGTGTACGACACGATGTAGAGCGATGCTTGTCAATG TGTGTTGAAGAAAGGATGAGGAGGCTTATAAATACTTTGATCCTACTGTCAAGGCag TGGGTTGATGCTGAAAAGTCAAGACACCACACTATTACTACCTCTGATGTTCGGCAACAAATTATTGATCTCAATCGGAAGCCTAGAGAAGAACGTAAAAAGAAGCGGGCTGAGGCAGAAAAGCTCTGGAAGCTTAATGAA ACAAACAAAAAGGACAATGACAAAATGAggacagcagcagcagcaaatgTTGCTGCCCTTGCGGCCGTTGGGGGAGATGACATGTTCTCAAAATGGAAACTTATGGCACAAGCACGGAAACAACGTGATGGTGAGATTGATGCAGCATCTAGATCCCAGCCAGTTCAAGGTGTAAACCGCACACCTACATCTACAGCTGGAAGAATTATGGAGAGTGAAGAAGCAGAGAAAAAGGGTGTTGCTGCTCCTGTTGCTGCAGCTG CTACTTCCAGAAAAGCCGGAAGTAACCAAGTTACCACGACTCAGACAAGGATGGCTCGTAGTATATCAGTCAAGGATATGATTGTTGTCTTGGAAAGGGAACCTCAGATGTCGAAGTCCACTCTGCTGTATCGGTTGCATGAGAGAATCCAATCCGACACTGCTATCGCTTCgtcaaattga
- the LOC103427247 gene encoding transcription initiation factor TFIID subunit 4b-like isoform X2: MLYKWNTDINHITKEKIRKKILQPSHTLVTMQVSVQKHTPRMLSSSVDATQLKDPHSLEVHPRGANSHTDPSHIPPSTVQVQTDSRHPVENSARKFSERESLSDSDGMQVSQMPPSCVVASDQERECSSVPTQVFNKPQQQQQQLHYSESSLSMHGNAGGTFHPYSGTRINTSALPVKQQPFDAQPRQSLQHQSMGSAQSGGQAHGMNIISMSKMGSQNSMNDPSRLEGGSCSHLNNNATLEQNPGPCKSSNKEQSSDPLSSMAYVKQGSFNQTIRQQHNPSLPDSQGLPSVSAALLEQGNASSGIPMNEVLEKSSRLGASTSVSIAPSSSKSTLPTISVSPSLTMQVNPSVSLGPRITSGTSPSGACKKTLPKKRSLGQNKPLETLGSSPSQSSKKQKVSGTFVDIAELNDVTSVSGVNLEEEEELLFSGPKKHSKASEASRKFVQEEEERLILQKAPLQKKIGEIMVKCGLKSVRHDVERCLSMCVEERMRRLINTLILLSRQWVDAEKSRHHTITTSDVRQQIIDLNRKPREERKKKRAEAEKLWKLNETNKKDNDKMRTAAAANVAALAAVGGDDMFSKWKLMAQARKQRDGEIDAASRSQPVQGVNRTPTSTAGRIMESEEAEKKGVAAPVAAAATSRKAGSNQVTTTQTRMARSISVKDMIVVLEREPQMSKSTLLYRLHERIQSDTAIASSN, from the exons ATGCTTTATAAGTGGAACACGGACATAAATCACATCACAAAAGAGAAAATCCGCAAGAAAATCTTGCAACCTAGTCATACACTGGTTACCATGCAGGTCTCAGTGCAGAAACATACTCCAAGGATGCTATCTAGTAGTGTAGATGCCACACAGTTGAAGGATCCTCATTCACTTGAAGTTCATCCGAGAGGTGCCAATTCTCACACTGACCCATCACACATTCCCCCTTCAACAGTTCAGGTGCAGACTGATTCAAGGCATCCAGTTGAAAACAGTGCTAGAAAATTTTCAGAGAGAGAATCTCTCTCAGATTCTGATGGAATGCAAGTCAGTCAAATGCCACCCTCTTGTGTGGTAGCTTCGGATCAAGAAAGGGAGTGCTCCTCAGTTCCTACGCAAGTATTTAACAAGCCACAGCAACAGCAACAACAATTGCACTATTCAGAGTCATCACTTAGTATGCATGGAAATGCTGGTGGTACTTTTCACCCGTATTCAGGGACAAGGATCAATACTTCTGCATTGCCTGTCAAACAGCAACCTTTTGATGCACAACCAAGGCAAAGTCTACAACATCAAAGCATGGGTTCTGCTCAGTCAGGTGGGCAAGCACATGGAATGAACATCATTAGTATGTCCAAAATGGGGAGTCAAAATTCTATGAATGACCCTAGTAGACTGGAAGGTGGATCTTGTTCTCACTTGAACAATAATGCTACTTTAGAACAGAATCCCGGTCCTTGTAAATCGTCAAATAAAGAGCAGAGTTCCGATCCCTTGTCATCAATGGCATATGTCAAACAGGGATCGTTTAATCAGACTATTAGGCAGCAACACAACCCCTCATTGCCTGATTCACAGGGATTGCCTTCTGTTTCTGCTGCACTACTTGAACAGGGAAATGCATCATCTGGAATTCCAATGAATGAAGTCTTAGAGAAGTCTTCTAGATTAGGCGCTTCAACATCTGTAAGCATTGCTCCTTCATCATCTAAAAGCACATTGCCCACAATTTCTGTTTCTCCTTCCCTCACGATGCAAGTCAATCCTAGTGTCTCG TTAGGCCCTCGGATAACATCTGGAACCTCTCCTTCTGGGGCTTGTAAGAAAACCCTTCCAAAAAAACGTTCTCTTGGCCAAAACAAGCCACTCGAAACACTTGGTTCATCACCATCGCAATCAag TAAGAAGCAAAAAGTATCTGGGACCTTTGTTGATATAGCAGAACTGAATGATGTCACTTCTGTCAGTGGAGTCAATCTCGAG GAAGAGGAAGAGCTGCTATTTTCAGGGCCCAAGAAGCATAGTAAAGCTTCAGAAGCCTCTCGAAAATTTGtgcaagaagaagaggaaaggcTGATTTTGCAGAAGGCTCCATTGCAGAAAAAGATAGGGGAAATCA TGGTCAAATGCGGTTTGAAAAGTGTACGACACGATGTAGAGCGATGCTTGTCAATG TGTGTTGAAGAAAGGATGAGGAGGCTTATAAATACTTTGATCCTACTGTCAAGGCag TGGGTTGATGCTGAAAAGTCAAGACACCACACTATTACTACCTCTGATGTTCGGCAACAAATTATTGATCTCAATCGGAAGCCTAGAGAAGAACGTAAAAAGAAGCGGGCTGAGGCAGAAAAGCTCTGGAAGCTTAATGAA ACAAACAAAAAGGACAATGACAAAATGAggacagcagcagcagcaaatgTTGCTGCCCTTGCGGCCGTTGGGGGAGATGACATGTTCTCAAAATGGAAACTTATGGCACAAGCACGGAAACAACGTGATGGTGAGATTGATGCAGCATCTAGATCCCAGCCAGTTCAAGGTGTAAACCGCACACCTACATCTACAGCTGGAAGAATTATGGAGAGTGAAGAAGCAGAGAAAAAGGGTGTTGCTGCTCCTGTTGCTGCAGCTG CTACTTCCAGAAAAGCCGGAAGTAACCAAGTTACCACGACTCAGACAAGGATGGCTCGTAGTATATCAGTCAAGGATATGATTGTTGTCTTGGAAAGGGAACCTCAGATGTCGAAGTCCACTCTGCTGTATCGGTTGCATGAGAGAATCCAATCCGACACTGCTATCGCTTCgtcaaattga
- the LOC103424832 gene encoding NAC domain-containing protein 89-like — translation MGDAQFSLAVFSMFPGFRFSPTDEELISYYLKNKLEGPPPGRTVEVISEVDICNFEPWDLPAKSIIQSDNEWFFFSPRGRKYPNGSQSRRATEFGYWKATGKERNVKSGSNVIGTKRTLVFHVGRAPKGERTEWIMHEYCMNDKSQDSMVVCRLRKNSEFHLNDTTNRGSSGQGPLSTMHKGESAVSEIGNDQGDKAVECSSKKSTSSHDSQSIEQIDSASDSYQKLVTDAVQADSTGHQKGSYDEDFYAEILNDDIININLDESFVPAARMMPVVANNSEAEHQSQQHMQATSLQAVPFQGTSNRRISLRKRKEKFRAESQPKALVNRMDDRHALIYVLFVFLVLLAVFVSNFCFPDVAGSVSAVLGKILASQKHHM, via the exons atgggTGACGCTCAGTTTTCTCTAGCGGTCTTTTCGATGTTTCCGGGGTTTAGATTTTCACCGACCGACGAGGAATTGATTTCCTACTACCTTAAGAACAAGCTGGAGGGACCGCCACCCGGGAGGACGGTGGAGGTCATCTCCGAGGTTGATATCTGCAACTTCGAGCCCTGGGACTTGCCAG CTAAATCTATCATTCAATCGGACAATGAATGGTTCTTCTTTTCTCCACGAGGAAGAAAGTACCCAAATGGTTCACAAAGTAGGAGGGCGACAGAATTCGGTTATTGGAAAGCCACAGGAAAGGAACGTAACGTAAAGTCAGGTTCTAATGTTATTGGTACAAAGAGGACACTTGTGTTCCATGTAGGACGTGCACCAAAAGGGGAAAGGACAGAATGGATTATGCACGAGTACTGCATGAATGATAAATCCCAG GATTCTATGGTTGTTTGCCGCCTTCGGAAGAACAGTGAGTTTCATTTGAATGACACCACAAACCGAGGTTCTTCAGGTCAAGGTCCTTTATCAACTATGCACAAGGGTGAAAGTGCCGTCTCTGAAATTGGTAATGACCAAGGGGATAAGGCAGTTGAATGCTCTTCGAAAAAGTCTACTAGCAGTCATGATTCTCAGTCTATTGAGCAAATTGATTCTGCATCCGACTCCTACCAAAAACTTGTAACAGATGCTGTGCAGGCAGACTCTACTGGCCACCAGAAG GGTTCTTATGATGAAGACTTCTATGCGGAGATACTGAACGATGATATAATCAACATCAACCTAGATGAATCTTTTGTGCCTGCTGCCCGTATGATGCCAGTTGTTGCCAACAACTCAGAGGCTGAACATCAATCTCAACAACATATGCAAGCCACTTCGTTGCAAGCAGTTCCTTTCCAAGGTACTTCAAACCGAAGAATCTCTTtgagaaagagaaaggaaaagttTCGTGCAGAGTCACAGCCAAAAGCTTTAGTGAATAGGATGGACGATCGACATGCGTTGATATACgtactttttgtttttctggTATTGCTGGCTGTGTTTGTATCCAATTTTTGTTTTCCTGACGTTGCTGGTTCTGTTTCTGCTGTCCTTGGAAAGATCCTGGCAAGTCAAAAACATCACATGTAA
- the LOC103427247 gene encoding transcription initiation factor TFIID subunit 4b-like isoform X3, which translates to MLSSSVDATQLKDPHSLEVHPRGANSHTDPSHIPPSTVQVQTDSRHPVENSARKFSERESLSDSDGMQVSQMPPSCVVASDQERECSSVPTQVFNKPQQQQQQLHYSESSLSMHGNAGGTFHPYSGTRINTSALPVKQQPFDAQPRQSLQHQSMGSAQSGGQAHGMNIISMSKMGSQNSMNDPSRLEGGSCSHLNNNATLEQNPGPCKSSNKEQSSDPLSSMAYVKQGSFNQTIRQQHNPSLPDSQGLPSVSAALLEQGNASSGIPMNEVLEKSSRLGASTSVSIAPSSSKSTLPTISVSPSLTMQVNPSVSLGPRITSGTSPSGACKKTLPKKRSLGQNKPLETLGSSPSQSSKKQKVSGTFVDIAELNDVTSVSGVNLEEEEELLFSGPKKHSKASEASRKFVQEEEERLILQKAPLQKKIGEIRLTHVSLIVVKCGLKSVRHDVERCLSMCVEERMRRLINTLILLSRQWVDAEKSRHHTITTSDVRQQIIDLNRKPREERKKKRAEAEKLWKLNETNKKDNDKMRTAAAANVAALAAVGGDDMFSKWKLMAQARKQRDGEIDAASRSQPVQGVNRTPTSTAGRIMESEEAEKKGVAAPVAAAATSRKAGSNQVTTTQTRMARSISVKDMIVVLEREPQMSKSTLLYRLHERIQSDTAIASSN; encoded by the exons ATGCTATCTAGTAGTGTAGATGCCACACAGTTGAAGGATCCTCATTCACTTGAAGTTCATCCGAGAGGTGCCAATTCTCACACTGACCCATCACACATTCCCCCTTCAACAGTTCAGGTGCAGACTGATTCAAGGCATCCAGTTGAAAACAGTGCTAGAAAATTTTCAGAGAGAGAATCTCTCTCAGATTCTGATGGAATGCAAGTCAGTCAAATGCCACCCTCTTGTGTGGTAGCTTCGGATCAAGAAAGGGAGTGCTCCTCAGTTCCTACGCAAGTATTTAACAAGCCACAGCAACAGCAACAACAATTGCACTATTCAGAGTCATCACTTAGTATGCATGGAAATGCTGGTGGTACTTTTCACCCGTATTCAGGGACAAGGATCAATACTTCTGCATTGCCTGTCAAACAGCAACCTTTTGATGCACAACCAAGGCAAAGTCTACAACATCAAAGCATGGGTTCTGCTCAGTCAGGTGGGCAAGCACATGGAATGAACATCATTAGTATGTCCAAAATGGGGAGTCAAAATTCTATGAATGACCCTAGTAGACTGGAAGGTGGATCTTGTTCTCACTTGAACAATAATGCTACTTTAGAACAGAATCCCGGTCCTTGTAAATCGTCAAATAAAGAGCAGAGTTCCGATCCCTTGTCATCAATGGCATATGTCAAACAGGGATCGTTTAATCAGACTATTAGGCAGCAACACAACCCCTCATTGCCTGATTCACAGGGATTGCCTTCTGTTTCTGCTGCACTACTTGAACAGGGAAATGCATCATCTGGAATTCCAATGAATGAAGTCTTAGAGAAGTCTTCTAGATTAGGCGCTTCAACATCTGTAAGCATTGCTCCTTCATCATCTAAAAGCACATTGCCCACAATTTCTGTTTCTCCTTCCCTCACGATGCAAGTCAATCCTAGTGTCTCG TTAGGCCCTCGGATAACATCTGGAACCTCTCCTTCTGGGGCTTGTAAGAAAACCCTTCCAAAAAAACGTTCTCTTGGCCAAAACAAGCCACTCGAAACACTTGGTTCATCACCATCGCAATCAag TAAGAAGCAAAAAGTATCTGGGACCTTTGTTGATATAGCAGAACTGAATGATGTCACTTCTGTCAGTGGAGTCAATCTCGAG GAAGAGGAAGAGCTGCTATTTTCAGGGCCCAAGAAGCATAGTAAAGCTTCAGAAGCCTCTCGAAAATTTGtgcaagaagaagaggaaaggcTGATTTTGCAGAAGGCTCCATTGCAGAAAAAGATAGGGGAAATCA GACTTACACATGTGTCTTTGATAGTGGTCAAATGCGGTTTGAAAAGTGTACGACACGATGTAGAGCGATGCTTGTCAATG TGTGTTGAAGAAAGGATGAGGAGGCTTATAAATACTTTGATCCTACTGTCAAGGCag TGGGTTGATGCTGAAAAGTCAAGACACCACACTATTACTACCTCTGATGTTCGGCAACAAATTATTGATCTCAATCGGAAGCCTAGAGAAGAACGTAAAAAGAAGCGGGCTGAGGCAGAAAAGCTCTGGAAGCTTAATGAA ACAAACAAAAAGGACAATGACAAAATGAggacagcagcagcagcaaatgTTGCTGCCCTTGCGGCCGTTGGGGGAGATGACATGTTCTCAAAATGGAAACTTATGGCACAAGCACGGAAACAACGTGATGGTGAGATTGATGCAGCATCTAGATCCCAGCCAGTTCAAGGTGTAAACCGCACACCTACATCTACAGCTGGAAGAATTATGGAGAGTGAAGAAGCAGAGAAAAAGGGTGTTGCTGCTCCTGTTGCTGCAGCTG CTACTTCCAGAAAAGCCGGAAGTAACCAAGTTACCACGACTCAGACAAGGATGGCTCGTAGTATATCAGTCAAGGATATGATTGTTGTCTTGGAAAGGGAACCTCAGATGTCGAAGTCCACTCTGCTGTATCGGTTGCATGAGAGAATCCAATCCGACACTGCTATCGCTTCgtcaaattga